Proteins encoded within one genomic window of Spirulina major PCC 6313:
- a CDS encoding type II toxin-antitoxin system RelE/ParE family toxin, translating to MDLAAKSWYVHLLRKIQSLTTMPNRCSLAPENDKFSQDIRQLIYGKGRNAYRILFTVLDQQNPPTVRILPIRHASRPPLPDN from the coding sequence GTGGATCTCGCAGCAAAAAGCTGGTATGTTCACCTCCTTCGCAAGATTCAATCCCTCACAACGATGCCCAATCGCTGCTCCCTTGCACCAGAAAATGACAAATTTAGCCAAGACATTCGGCAACTCATCTATGGCAAGGGACGCAATGCCTATCGGATTCTGTTCACTGTCCTCGACCAGCAAAACCCGCCGACGGTCAGGATTCTGCCTATTCGTCACGCCTCACGCCCACCCCTGCCAGACAACTAA
- a CDS encoding type II toxin-antitoxin system HicB family antitoxin has product MSTSLQTHSIPTYAVIETPAAGEFLATVLGWPNVQTRGGSRQEVLAKLQALVTERLTQVELIPLALQIPDSPQGHPWLEFPGVYQHDEQFDAVMAEVAAYRASQDPGAGLV; this is encoded by the coding sequence GTGAGTACGTCACTTCAAACCCACTCAATTCCAACCTATGCGGTGATTGAAACTCCAGCGGCAGGGGAATTTTTGGCAACGGTTTTAGGTTGGCCGAATGTACAGACGCGAGGCGGCAGTCGTCAAGAAGTTCTCGCCAAGCTCCAGGCGTTGGTGACGGAGCGTTTAACCCAGGTTGAACTCATTCCCCTGGCATTACAGATTCCTGATTCTCCTCAAGGTCATCCTTGGTTGGAGTTTCCGGGGGTTTATCAGCACGATGAGCAGTTTGATGCGGTGATGGCGGAAGTGGCGGCCTACCGAGCGTCTCAAGATCCTGGGGCTGGGTTGGTGTGA
- a CDS encoding type II toxin-antitoxin system VapC family toxin yields the protein MSLWILDTDHVSLFQRGHPQVVARVSQVPAVQLAIAIVTAEELIRGWLAVIRRAKTVSELGQGYTQFGQTLRFINTIQVVNFDPSSEQIYQELQSRKLGIGTQDLRIAAIAVAAEAIVVTRNQKDFAKVSDLVLADWTVA from the coding sequence GTGAGTTTGTGGATTTTGGATACGGATCATGTTTCGCTGTTTCAGCGAGGACACCCGCAGGTTGTGGCACGGGTCAGCCAAGTCCCAGCCGTGCAGTTGGCGATCGCGATCGTCACGGCAGAGGAGTTGATTCGGGGTTGGCTAGCAGTCATTCGACGGGCTAAAACGGTGTCGGAGTTGGGTCAAGGGTACACCCAGTTTGGTCAAACCCTAAGGTTTATCAACACCATTCAGGTGGTGAATTTTGACCCAAGCAGTGAGCAAATTTATCAGGAGTTACAATCTCGTAAGTTGGGGATTGGTACTCAGGATTTGCGCATTGCAGCAATTGCTGTGGCGGCGGAGGCTATTGTGGTGACACGAAACCAGAAGGATTTTGCGAAGGTGTCTGATTTGGTTTTGGCAGACTGGACAGTGGCTTAA
- a CDS encoding tetratricopeptide repeat protein gives MMRLSTTLWGGLVAGVLLVGLPGGVTGLDGGAVAQTIEDRNVEAARLWDEGHEYFQAGNYQSALEKLQQAYAIYEEIEDLGGIISTSLLMGDVFIGLGETERARSIFQGLLDFAIETDFERLEEQARQGLQVRIQVAGMREGMETCSGEAVAIKACFKKLNTERP, from the coding sequence ATGATGCGGTTATCAACAACGCTGTGGGGCGGTTTAGTGGCGGGGGTTTTGCTGGTGGGGTTGCCGGGTGGGGTGACGGGGTTGGATGGGGGGGCTGTGGCACAGACCATTGAAGATCGAAACGTGGAAGCGGCTCGTTTATGGGATGAGGGACATGAATATTTTCAAGCAGGTAATTACCAGTCTGCTCTTGAAAAACTGCAACAGGCTTACGCTATCTACGAAGAGATTGAAGATCTAGGTGGAATAATTAGCACTTCTTTACTAATGGGAGACGTTTTCATCGGTCTAGGCGAAACTGAACGAGCACGTAGCATTTTCCAAGGGCTGTTGGATTTTGCCATTGAGACAGATTTTGAACGATTGGAAGAACAAGCACGACAAGGTTTACAAGTAAGGATTCAGGTAGCAGGGATGAGGGAAGGCATGGAGACTTGCTCAGGAGAAGCCGTCGCCATCAAAGCTTGTTTCAAGAAACTCAACACCGAACGCCCTTGA
- a CDS encoding IS1 family transposase, with translation MECRLCGHPKTHKHGKMPNGHQRYFCPHCQQTFAESFDTLYYYRHVTPEQIEQVLQAHSEGTSLRGVSRISGLAYNTVVSIIRAASAKALLVHNDQVQGVETEDVSADEMWSFVKKNKQCLPEEVEVGDCWIAMSLADSSGLILTARVGKHTDELIEELVVSTEGKTHCQQWNSDNWGGYERVLPLEIEHYIGKDQTQRLERTNGIIRQQTGRWHRRQNKFGKLWQQTKVTVRLVVSYFNWIWQHSRYKSTAAQRAGLTDHRWSWQDILSFPTII, from the coding sequence ATGGAATGTCGGCTCTGCGGTCATCCCAAAACCCACAAACACGGCAAAATGCCCAATGGTCATCAACGCTACTTCTGCCCTCACTGCCAGCAAACCTTTGCCGAGAGTTTTGACACCCTCTACTACTATCGCCATGTTACTCCGGAGCAGATTGAGCAAGTACTTCAAGCCCACAGTGAAGGCACTAGCTTGCGAGGAGTCAGCCGCATCAGCGGATTAGCCTATAACACCGTGGTCAGTATTATTCGTGCCGCCAGTGCTAAAGCTTTGCTGGTTCATAACGACCAAGTGCAGGGCGTGGAAACGGAGGACGTGAGTGCTGATGAGATGTGGTCATTCGTGAAAAAAAACAAACAATGCTTGCCCGAAGAAGTTGAAGTAGGCGATTGCTGGATTGCGATGAGTTTGGCAGATTCGAGCGGGTTAATCTTGACAGCACGAGTGGGGAAACACACCGATGAACTGATTGAAGAACTGGTGGTGAGCACGGAGGGAAAGACCCATTGCCAGCAATGGAATAGTGACAACTGGGGAGGATATGAGCGGGTACTGCCGCTGGAAATTGAGCACTACATTGGCAAAGACCAAACGCAACGGTTGGAGCGTACCAATGGAATTATCAGGCAGCAGACGGGTAGGTGGCATCGACGACAGAACAAGTTTGGCAAACTGTGGCAGCAGACAAAGGTGACGGTGCGTTTAGTGGTGAGTTATTTCAACTGGATCTGGCAGCACAGTCGCTACAAGAGCACGGCGGCACAACGAGCAGGATTGACTGACCATCGCTGGAGTTGGCAGGATATCCTCTCCTTCCCCACAATAATCTAA
- a CDS encoding ATP-binding protein — protein sequence MGRDDELENLHQQLQACDRVAISAVSGMGGVGKTELALQYAQGKTAAYPAGRAWFRVRGGDLGAQILTFGRVQLGLEPPDELDDVAAQVQWVWARWRPPTGAALLVLDDVSDYEEIRAFLPQDVRFKVVCTTRLQTLSLGFEPLPLQVLDLEDALDLLRSLVGASRIDADLAAASAICEWLGRLPLGLELVGQYLHERSSLSLAKMLERLQNKRLEQKALQGPTYETTAEQGVRDAFELTWQDLTPEAQTVACVLSVFALAPIPWALVEMSLSDWDEEDLEDVRDGVLVKQSLVQVNTEETYQLHPLIREFLRTKTKVLFCDSILNTKIRLLRNVILTKPLIKKWLENLSCLKWDAEDEIDFDNMPDIDIGKNILSSYEGYSELLAPLSNSFFCTKILSQNMKLGVLSYQKNNFRKLLTAFLENRQDSTEKITIIPHKFNALETLFEETFKDQKRHPLYKEFYTYKWCRYKIETINPNVLFWCSYAHSDFVNDLTELVFDVRLPTRDPNLVFDSAWCAAMYLCRGNHFNWFSFRKYVQEIPISDIKNSLESINSQRFSIPMKYCIENLKNYTQMDKIDCLNLPKEISRFRERNFPDKYTILNYVNYVYGEALKSYNRIVSELFSGFSTELLDNSIFSCNLVGIIVPPKTQKDSIEIKYYVEINNTCSYPTANFSLSEDGEFEDKPRYEAARKAYSYSRVKKSLSGFSYSQKQTPFSTSWLGNYPITGLVYKWLIDELSKSNWIQPHKTNLQKYASFPCWNP from the coding sequence GTGGGGCGCGATGATGAATTAGAAAATCTGCATCAACAGTTGCAGGCGTGCGATCGTGTGGCGATCTCGGCGGTGTCGGGGATGGGCGGTGTGGGCAAGACGGAGTTGGCGTTGCAATATGCCCAGGGAAAAACGGCAGCCTATCCAGCGGGGCGGGCTTGGTTTCGGGTGCGCGGTGGGGATTTGGGGGCGCAAATTTTGACGTTTGGGCGGGTGCAGTTGGGCTTGGAGCCACCGGATGAGTTGGATGATGTGGCGGCACAGGTGCAATGGGTCTGGGCACGGTGGCGACCACCGACGGGGGCGGCGCTGTTGGTGTTGGATGATGTGAGTGATTATGAGGAGATTCGGGCGTTTTTACCCCAGGATGTCCGGTTTAAGGTGGTTTGCACGACCCGCTTACAAACGCTCTCGTTAGGGTTTGAGCCGTTGCCGTTGCAGGTGTTGGATTTGGAAGATGCGCTGGATTTGTTGCGGTCTTTGGTGGGGGCGAGTCGTATTGATGCTGACTTGGCGGCAGCCAGCGCGATCTGTGAATGGTTGGGGCGGTTGCCGTTGGGGTTGGAGTTGGTGGGGCAATATCTCCATGAGCGCAGCAGTTTGAGCCTGGCGAAGATGTTGGAGCGGTTGCAAAACAAGCGGCTGGAGCAGAAGGCTTTACAGGGGCCAACCTATGAAACCACTGCCGAGCAAGGGGTGCGGGATGCGTTTGAGTTGACCTGGCAAGACTTAACCCCAGAAGCGCAGACGGTGGCTTGTGTGTTGAGCGTTTTTGCGTTGGCTCCGATCCCTTGGGCTTTGGTGGAGATGAGTTTGAGTGATTGGGATGAGGAGGATTTAGAGGATGTGCGCGATGGGGTGTTAGTGAAGCAGAGCTTAGTGCAAGTAAACACTGAAGAAACCTATCAACTACATCCATTAATCAGAGAGTTCTTACGCACTAAGACAAAAGTATTATTTTGTGATTCAATTCTAAATACAAAAATTAGACTTTTGCGTAATGTTATCCTAACTAAACCTCTAATAAAGAAATGGCTTGAAAATCTTTCATGTCTGAAATGGGATGCAGAAGATGAAATTGATTTTGACAATATGCCTGACATCGATATAGGCAAGAACATTTTGTCAAGTTATGAAGGCTATAGCGAGCTGCTGGCTCCATTGTCAAATAGCTTTTTTTGTACAAAAATTCTTTCTCAAAATATGAAGCTTGGGGTATTATCTTATCAAAAAAATAATTTTAGAAAACTGCTAACAGCTTTCCTTGAAAATCGGCAAGATTCCACAGAAAAAATCACAATAATTCCCCATAAGTTTAATGCACTGGAAACTCTCTTTGAAGAAACATTCAAAGATCAAAAGAGACATCCTCTTTATAAAGAATTCTATACTTATAAGTGGTGTAGATATAAAATAGAAACTATCAATCCAAATGTTTTATTTTGGTGCAGCTACGCACATTCAGACTTTGTGAATGATTTAACAGAGCTAGTTTTTGATGTTAGGCTGCCTACTAGAGATCCAAATTTAGTTTTCGACTCTGCATGGTGTGCTGCTATGTACCTGTGCAGAGGAAACCATTTTAATTGGTTTTCTTTTAGAAAATATGTTCAAGAAATACCCATCTCGGATATAAAAAATTCTTTGGAAAGTATAAACTCACAAAGATTTTCTATCCCAATGAAATATTGCATAGAAAACCTAAAAAACTACACTCAAATGGACAAAATTGATTGCTTGAATTTGCCCAAAGAAATTTCTCGGTTTCGTGAGAGAAATTTTCCCGATAAATATACAATTTTGAACTATGTAAATTATGTTTATGGAGAAGCATTAAAAAGTTACAATCGCATTGTCTCCGAGCTATTTAGTGGCTTTTCCACTGAGCTTTTAGATAATTCTATATTTTCATGTAATCTTGTTGGAATCATAGTACCTCCAAAAACACAAAAAGATTCTATTGAAATTAAGTATTATGTGGAAATAAATAATACTTGTAGTTATCCGACAGCAAATTTCTCTTTGAGTGAAGATGGTGAATTTGAAGATAAGCCTCGCTACGAAGCTGCAAGAAAAGCATATTCATATTCCAGGGTAAAAAAATCACTATCAGGCTTTAGCTACTCTCAAAAACAAACGCCTTTCAGCACAAGCTGGTTGGGTAACTATCCGATTACTGGCTTAGTTTACAAGTGGCTAATTGATGAACTCTCTAAATCAAATTGGATACAACCACACAAAACAAACCTCCAGAAATATGCAAGCTTTCCCTGTTGGAATCCCTAA
- a CDS encoding type II toxin-antitoxin system PemK/MazF family toxin, which translates to MSIKRGEIYFVNLNPTQGREQAGNRPVLVLSINTINNLPLVITVIVGTKGENIKQNFPTNVRVTSEESGLPIETVFLGFQVRSLDRKRFPAQAAGRLSANKMQDVETAVRYCLGI; encoded by the coding sequence ATGAGCATCAAACGAGGTGAAATCTACTTTGTTAACTTGAATCCCACCCAAGGACGTGAGCAAGCAGGCAATCGTCCTGTTTTGGTCTTGTCCATCAACACGATCAATAATCTCCCACTGGTGATCACAGTCATTGTGGGAACCAAAGGCGAGAACATCAAGCAAAACTTTCCGACCAATGTTCGAGTCACATCAGAAGAAAGCGGCTTACCGATTGAAACCGTTTTTCTGGGCTTCCAAGTCCGTTCTTTGGATCGCAAACGATTTCCAGCACAAGCCGCAGGACGATTATCAGCGAACAAAATGCAAGACGTTGAAACCGCTGTGAGGTATTGTCTTGGGATCTGA
- a CDS encoding type II toxin-antitoxin system HicA family toxin, which yields MSKVPSLSYSKIIAALKRDGWRVVRQKGSHIRLEKTLPQETLKITVPAHKPVKRSTLAKILKQAQIEVEQFLELL from the coding sequence ATGAGCAAGGTTCCTAGCTTGTCGTACTCAAAAATCATCGCGGCTTTAAAGCGGGATGGTTGGCGTGTGGTGCGACAGAAGGGGAGTCACATTCGGTTAGAGAAAACGCTACCGCAGGAAACCTTGAAGATCACGGTTCCGGCTCACAAGCCCGTGAAACGTTCAACCTTGGCAAAGATTTTGAAGCAGGCTCAGATCGAGGTGGAGCAGTTTTTGGAGTTGTTGTAG
- a CDS encoding type II toxin-antitoxin system HicB family antitoxin, which yields MKLQVVLEPSDEGGYTVFVPSLPGCISEGDDVDEALSNIQEAIELYLEPVDDLAVQDGVIIRELVI from the coding sequence ATGAAGCTACAGGTTGTTTTAGAACCGAGTGATGAAGGGGGATACACGGTTTTTGTGCCGTCGCTGCCGGGGTGCATTAGTGAGGGGGATGATGTGGATGAGGCGTTGAGTAATATTCAGGAAGCCATTGAGCTGTATTTAGAACCCGTGGATGATCTCGCAGTTCAGGATGGTGTCATTATTCGAGAGCTAGTGATATGA
- the rlmN gene encoding 23S rRNA (adenine(2503)-C(2))-methyltransferase RlmN, which yields MTQPLLTLSRDQLTDWVQAQGQPAYRGQQLHNWLYQKGARSLLDISVFPKAWREEFAHVPIGRSTIAHTSIASDKTRKYLLTLADGAIVEAVGIPTEKRLTVCVSSQVGCPMACNFCATGKGGYTRNLKAHEIVDQVLTVQQDFQRRVSHVVYMGMGEPLLNLDEVVKSLHSLNQDVGIGMRSLTVSTVGLPRRITQLAKHQLQITFAVSLHASNQGLRKQLIPSASAYPLKALLADCRTYVETTKRRVTFEYILLSGVNDSPAQAQELANHLKGFQSHVNLIPYNPISDADYQRPTTKRITQFSNVLKKNHIENSVRYSRGLEANAACGQLRTSQAVAPV from the coding sequence ATGACTCAACCTCTGCTTACTCTTTCTCGCGACCAACTCACCGACTGGGTACAAGCCCAGGGCCAACCGGCCTACCGGGGCCAACAACTCCACAATTGGCTCTATCAAAAAGGGGCGCGATCGCTCCTGGATATTTCCGTGTTTCCCAAGGCCTGGCGGGAAGAATTCGCCCATGTGCCCATTGGTCGCTCCACCATTGCCCACACCAGCATCGCCTCGGACAAAACCCGGAAATATCTGCTCACGTTGGCCGATGGTGCGATCGTTGAGGCGGTGGGGATTCCCACGGAAAAACGGTTAACGGTGTGTGTCTCGTCCCAGGTGGGCTGTCCCATGGCCTGCAATTTTTGCGCCACGGGCAAGGGCGGGTATACCCGTAATTTGAAGGCCCATGAAATTGTCGATCAAGTCTTGACGGTGCAGCAGGATTTTCAACGCCGCGTTAGTCATGTGGTCTATATGGGGATGGGGGAACCGCTGTTAAACCTCGATGAGGTAGTGAAGTCTCTCCATAGCCTCAATCAGGATGTGGGGATTGGGATGCGATCGCTCACCGTCTCCACCGTCGGCCTGCCCCGTCGGATCACGCAACTGGCCAAACATCAACTCCAAATCACCTTCGCTGTCAGCCTCCACGCCTCCAACCAAGGCCTGCGCAAACAACTGATTCCCAGTGCCAGCGCCTACCCCCTCAAAGCCCTCCTCGCCGACTGTCGCACCTATGTGGAAACCACTAAACGCCGCGTCACCTTTGAATACATCCTCCTCTCTGGCGTGAACGACAGCCCCGCCCAAGCCCAAGAACTCGCCAACCACCTCAAAGGCTTTCAATCCCATGTCAACCTGATCCCCTACAACCCGATCAGCGATGCGGACTACCAACGCCCCACCACCAAACGGATCACCCAATTTAGCAACGTCCTCAAAAAGAACCACATTGAAAACAGTGTGCGCTATTCTCGCGGCCTCGAAGCCAACGCCGCCTGCGGCCAACTCCGCACCAGTCAAGCCGTTGCGCCAGTATAA
- a CDS encoding CPBP family intramembrane glutamic endopeptidase — protein MTLKRLALVLITVLVAARVLLSLVGSLNEPQVQGRLELYQSNLVLTAAEFDPDSDQVNQSLTQIIGDAPYTNALKQYQAVYDATAQSIQQLRDQATESAVLVNNPQTVQFESAIAQDQQFLHRLALHIGLINAHQQDIEAAQHQWQDIPKTATISDITTTAQILAQLWNESPSDLPAETATIVQDNLDGWFEDEALGRFYQVTQQEEAIAQLTQHRQDRAAQALTRLAAITVLPALGGIAGVGVILFLIGQWVVKRDTALLAQPFASIEVPWDGETTVQGLVVGFFFFSQIVLATALPIVTALLGLNPSGFDLRGKALYILLSYALMTGGGLTILYYTLRPYFPLPEGWFQVKLGGRWALWGVGGYLVAIPLVLLASLLNQQLWQEGGGGNPIILLALQSQDTLALVIFFLTASLAAPLFEEIMFRGFLLPSLTRYLPAWGAIAITSVLFAAAHLSLAEMIPLTVLGAILGVVYWRSRNLLASILLHSLWNSGTLISLFLLGRS, from the coding sequence ATGACCCTTAAACGTCTTGCCCTCGTTCTGATCACCGTGCTGGTTGCGGCACGGGTTTTACTGTCCCTTGTCGGGAGTTTGAATGAACCCCAAGTTCAAGGCAGACTTGAACTGTATCAAAGTAATTTAGTCCTGACGGCGGCGGAATTTGACCCGGACTCCGATCAAGTTAACCAATCCCTAACTCAGATCATCGGTGATGCCCCCTACACCAACGCTCTGAAGCAATATCAAGCGGTGTACGACGCGACGGCGCAGTCGATCCAACAGTTGCGCGACCAAGCGACCGAGTCGGCGGTGTTGGTGAATAATCCGCAAACGGTGCAGTTTGAAAGCGCGATCGCTCAAGACCAGCAATTCCTCCATCGTCTCGCCCTGCATATTGGCCTGATCAACGCCCACCAGCAGGACATTGAAGCCGCCCAACACCAATGGCAGGACATCCCCAAAACCGCCACGATCAGCGACATCACCACCACTGCGCAGATCCTCGCCCAACTCTGGAACGAGTCCCCCTCGGATCTCCCGGCGGAAACCGCAACGATTGTCCAAGACAATCTAGACGGGTGGTTTGAGGATGAAGCCCTAGGGCGGTTCTATCAGGTGACGCAACAGGAGGAGGCGATCGCGCAACTCACCCAACACCGCCAAGACCGCGCCGCCCAAGCCCTGACCCGCCTCGCCGCGATCACCGTCTTGCCCGCTCTAGGGGGAATCGCGGGGGTAGGCGTGATTCTCTTTTTAATCGGGCAATGGGTGGTGAAACGAGACACCGCCCTCCTCGCTCAACCCTTCGCCAGCATCGAAGTGCCGTGGGATGGCGAAACCACGGTGCAGGGTCTTGTGGTGGGATTTTTCTTCTTTAGTCAAATTGTCCTCGCCACGGCTTTACCGATTGTGACGGCATTGCTCGGCCTCAATCCCAGCGGTTTTGATCTGCGAGGAAAAGCCCTCTACATCCTCCTCAGTTACGCCTTGATGACTGGGGGCGGCTTGACGATTTTGTATTACACCTTGCGGCCCTATTTCCCGCTGCCGGAGGGGTGGTTTCAGGTGAAGTTAGGGGGACGCTGGGCCCTGTGGGGGGTGGGGGGCTATTTGGTCGCGATTCCCCTGGTCTTGCTGGCTTCGTTGCTTAATCAGCAATTGTGGCAAGAGGGGGGCGGTGGCAACCCGATTATTCTGCTGGCGTTGCAGTCTCAGGACACCTTAGCGTTGGTGATTTTCTTTTTAACGGCTTCCTTGGCTGCGCCGCTGTTTGAAGAAATTATGTTTCGGGGCTTTCTGTTGCCGTCCTTGACGCGCTATCTGCCGGCCTGGGGTGCGATCGCAATCACCAGCGTCCTCTTTGCCGCTGCTCATTTGAGTTTGGCGGAAATGATCCCGCTCACGGTGTTGGGGGCAATTTTGGGCGTAGTCTATTGGCGATCGCGCAATCTCCTCGCCTCGATCCTGCTCCATAGTCTTTGGAATAGCGGCACGTTGATCAGTCTCTTCCTCCTAGGGCGGTCATGA
- a CDS encoding HAD family hydrolase, which produces MTLGPISEIPPEHGRAIPLIATDMDGTLTIAAKFTPALLHTLEAAQAAELPVLIVTGRSAGWVSGLVHYLPIVGAIAENGGIFYDADHPDGEVLSPIGDRTLHRHALAVQFAALQQQFPHLRPAADNDFRVTDWTFDVQGLSETEITTLANHCTAHGWGFTYSTVQCHIKLPQQDKAQGLLQVLARHFPHLDPATILTVGDSPNDAPLFNPAHFPQSVGVANVRPYCDRLPHVPTYVTTQPEGHGFGELLNHLLPLRANPSSSGI; this is translated from the coding sequence ATGACCCTAGGACCCATCAGCGAGATCCCCCCAGAGCACGGGCGAGCCATCCCCCTGATCGCCACCGATATGGACGGCACATTGACGATCGCTGCAAAATTCACCCCCGCATTACTCCACACCCTCGAAGCGGCTCAAGCTGCCGAATTGCCGGTGTTAATCGTGACGGGGCGATCCGCCGGTTGGGTCAGTGGCTTGGTGCATTACTTGCCGATCGTGGGGGCGATCGCCGAAAACGGCGGCATCTTCTACGATGCTGACCACCCAGACGGGGAGGTACTGAGTCCCATCGGCGATCGCACCCTCCACCGCCACGCCCTCGCCGTTCAATTCGCCGCCTTACAGCAGCAATTCCCCCACCTCCGCCCCGCCGCCGATAATGATTTTCGGGTCACGGATTGGACGTTTGATGTGCAGGGGTTAAGCGAGACCGAAATCACCACCCTCGCCAACCACTGCACCGCCCACGGTTGGGGCTTCACCTACAGCACCGTGCAATGCCACATCAAACTCCCCCAGCAAGACAAAGCCCAGGGTCTCCTCCAGGTGCTCGCCCGCCATTTTCCCCACCTCGACCCCGCCACCATCCTCACCGTCGGCGACAGCCCCAACGATGCACCCCTGTTTAACCCGGCTCATTTCCCCCAATCCGTCGGCGTGGCCAATGTACGGCCCTATTGCGATCGCCTCCCCCATGTCCCCACCTACGTCACCACCCAACCCGAAGGCCACGGCTTCGGCGAACTCCTCAATCATCTTCTGCCACTGAGAGCCAACCCCTCATCATCAGGAATTTAA
- the rpmI gene encoding 50S ribosomal protein L35: MPKLKTKKAAAKRFRATGTGKIRRRKAFKNHILEHKSAERKRRRLSNLSLVHERDEENVRLMMPYL, translated from the coding sequence ATGCCGAAACTCAAAACCAAAAAAGCTGCTGCCAAACGGTTTCGGGCCACCGGGACAGGCAAAATCCGCCGCCGCAAAGCATTCAAGAACCACATTCTTGAGCACAAAAGCGCCGAACGGAAGCGTCGCCGCCTCTCCAACTTATCCCTCGTCCACGAGCGGGATGAAGAAAACGTGCGCTTGATGATGCCGTACCTCTAA
- the rplT gene encoding 50S ribosomal protein L20 → MARVKRGNVARKRRKKILKLAKGFRGSHSRLFRMANQQVMKALRNAYRDRRRRKRDFRRLWIVRINAAARQHGVSYSQLINQLKIANIEINRKMLAQLAVVDPDAFAKIVEVAAK, encoded by the coding sequence ATGGCAAGGGTAAAACGGGGTAACGTCGCCCGCAAACGTCGTAAGAAAATTCTTAAGCTGGCGAAAGGGTTCCGAGGCTCTCACTCCCGGCTGTTCCGGATGGCGAACCAGCAGGTGATGAAGGCATTACGCAATGCCTACCGCGATCGCCGTCGCCGCAAACGCGATTTCCGTCGCCTCTGGATTGTGCGCATCAACGCCGCCGCCCGCCAACATGGCGTGAGCTACAGCCAGTTGATTAATCAACTCAAAATCGCCAATATCGAAATCAACCGTAAAATGCTGGCGCAGCTAGCCGTTGTTGACCCCGATGCCTTCGCAAAAATTGTCGAAGTTGCGGCTAAATAA
- a CDS encoding DUF3326 domain-containing protein, translated as MSRPLTAVVIVPTGIGAAIGGYAGDALPVVKAMAQVCDRIITHPNVLNGAQLYWPTADTLYVEGYGLDQFAAGQWGLQPVHQNRIGVILDQGIEDDLKTRHIQAIEAARATLGLPVTDYLTTDAPLGVSLQTAASGTSWGTIANPDSLLRAAEVLLGQAGVNAIAVVARFPDDIEPNALQAYRHGAGVDPLAGAEAVISHLVVRQFRVPCAHAPALAPLPVDPDVAPRSAAEELGYTFLPSVLVGLARAPQFVRPVQSRAPEQVWADQVDAIVVPASACGGSATLSLSDRLVIAVEANTTQIQVPPESLGIPALRARSYLEAIGILAAYKAGLDPAHLNPHIAPLRPTTLLHP; from the coding sequence TTGTCACGTCCGTTAACTGCTGTGGTCATCGTACCAACAGGGATTGGGGCCGCCATTGGGGGCTATGCTGGGGATGCGTTGCCCGTGGTGAAGGCGATGGCGCAGGTGTGCGATCGCATCATCACCCATCCCAACGTCCTCAACGGGGCGCAACTCTACTGGCCCACCGCTGACACCCTTTATGTGGAAGGCTACGGCTTAGATCAATTTGCCGCTGGTCAGTGGGGCTTGCAACCCGTTCACCAAAACCGGATCGGGGTGATCCTCGACCAAGGCATTGAAGACGACCTCAAAACCCGCCATATCCAAGCGATCGAGGCCGCCCGCGCCACCCTCGGCCTTCCGGTGACAGACTATTTAACCACCGATGCCCCCCTGGGGGTCTCCCTCCAAACCGCCGCCTCCGGGACGAGTTGGGGCACGATCGCGAATCCTGACAGCTTACTCCGGGCTGCGGAGGTGTTACTCGGTCAAGCCGGGGTGAATGCGATCGCCGTCGTCGCCCGTTTTCCCGACGACATCGAACCCAACGCCCTCCAAGCCTATCGCCACGGGGCCGGCGTTGACCCATTGGCCGGAGCCGAAGCGGTAATTTCCCATCTGGTGGTGCGCCAATTCCGTGTCCCCTGCGCCCATGCCCCCGCCCTCGCGCCGCTCCCCGTTGATCCTGACGTAGCCCCCCGCTCCGCCGCTGAGGAATTGGGCTATACCTTTTTGCCATCGGTGTTGGTGGGGCTGGCCCGTGCGCCCCAATTTGTGCGGCCGGTGCAGTCTCGCGCCCCGGAACAGGTGTGGGCGGATCAAGTGGATGCGATCGTGGTGCCTGCCTCGGCCTGTGGCGGTAGTGCCACCCTGAGTTTGAGCGATCGCCTCGTGATCGCCGTCGAAGCCAACACGACCCAAATCCAAGTCCCCCCGGAATCCCTCGGTATTCCGGCCCTGCGGGCCCGCTCCTACTTAGAAGCGATCGGCATCCTCGCCGCCTACAAAGCCGGTCTCGATCCGGCTCACCTCAACCCCCACATTGCCCCCCTGCGTCCCACGACCCTACTGCACCCGTGA